The following coding sequences lie in one Vitis vinifera cultivar Pinot Noir 40024 chromosome 19, ASM3070453v1 genomic window:
- the LOC100260629 gene encoding (-)-germacrene D synthase, giving the protein MSSLLASVDLPPKKDTTTEVVRDSANYHPSIWGNHFLENASHDVKVHIIDGHTEQQVQQLKEEVRKMIISSTDNYSQKYNLIDTIQRLGVSYHFESEIEEALKHLSDYYHVSCEEDDDDLCTVALRFRLLRQHGYNISYDAFKKFKDNKGNFKESLISDVKGMLSLYEATHLRKHGEDILDEALTFTTTHLQSMPYFSSPLAEQVVHALRQPLHKGIQRLEARHHISIYQEDDAHSEALLKLAKLDFNQLQKVHQQELSVIVSWWKDLDFAKKLPFARDRVVECYFWALTVYFEPQYFHARRILTKVIALTSILDDIYDLFGTLEELEIFTEAIERWDISFIGQLPDYMKVFYQALLDVYNEIEEVTVKAGRSYRAHYAKEAMKNQVRAYFAEAKWLFLRQMPTIEEYMSVALPTSGYQLLATTSFIGMENMVTKDTFEWVFSDPKIVRASSTICRLMNDMVPHKFEQKRGHVPSAVECYMKQHGVSEQQTLDELHNQVRDAWKDMNQECLSPTAVPMPIIMRVLNLARFIDVVYKDEDGYTHSETVLKDLIASLLIHPVPI; this is encoded by the exons ATGTCTTCTCTGCTCGCTTCAGTTGATCTTCCTCCAAAGAAAGATACCACGACCGAGGTTGTCCGTGACTCTGCAAATTATCATCCTAGCATCTGGGGGAATCATTTCCTTGAAAATGCTTCTCATGACGTGAAG GTACACATCATTGATGGTCATACGGAGCAACAAGTTCAACAACTGAAAGAAGAAGTGCGGAAGATGATAATAAGTTCTACTGATAACTATTCACAAAAATACAACTTGATTGATACAATACAACGCTTAGGGGTGTCTTACCACTTTGAAAGTGAGATTGAAGAAGCTTTAAAACACTTGTCTGATTATTATCATGTCTCttgtgaagaagatgatgacgaTCTTTGTACTGTTGCTCTCCGATTTCGATTACTTAGACAACATGGGTATAATATTTCATATG ATGCTTTCAAAAAGTTCAAGGACAACAAGGGGAACTTCAAGGAATCCCTCATTAGCGATGTGAAAGGCATGTTGAGCTTGTATGAAGCCACGCATCTGAGAAAGCATGGAGAAGATATACTGGATGAAGCACTTACTTTCACTACCACTCATCTTCAGTCCATGCCATATTTCTCCAGTCCTCTGGCTGAGCAAGTAGTTCACGCCTTAAGGCAGCCTCTCCATAAGGGCATTCAGAGGTTAGAGGCCAGGCATCACATTTCTATCTACCAAGAAGATGATGCACACAGTGAGGCTTTATTGAAACTTGCGAAGTTGGATTTCAACCAATTACAGAAAGTACACCAGCAGGAGCTGAGTGTTATTGTTAG TTGGTGGAAAGATTTAGACTTTGCGAAAAAACTGCCTTTTGCAAGAGACAGAGTGGTTGAGTGCTACTTTTGGGCACTGACGGTGTACTTTGAGCCCCAGTATTTCCATGCTAGAAGGATACTAACCAAAGTAATTGCCTTGACTTCTATTCTTGACGACATCTATGATTTGTTTGGTACACTTGAAGAACTCGAGATCTTCACTGAAGCAATCGAAAG GTGGGATATTAGTTTCATAGGTCAACTTCCAGATTACATGAAAGTGTTTTATCAAGCACTATTAGATGTTTACAATGAAATTGAGGAAGTGACGGTCAAGGCAGGAAGATCGTACCGTGCCCATTATGCAAAAGAAGCA ATGAAAAATCAAGTTAGAGCATACTTCGCTGAAGCAAAATGGCTCTTCCTACGACAAATGCCAACAATAGAGGAGTATATGTCTGTCGCCTTACCTACCTCTGGATACCAGTTGCTAGCAACCACGTCCTTTATTGGAATGGAAAACATGGTGACAAAGGACACATTTGAATGGGTTTTCAGTGATCCTAAGATTGTTAGGGCTTCATCCACAATTTGCAGGCTTATGAATGATATGGTACCCCACAAG TTTGAACAAAAGAGAGGACATGTTCCCTCAGCGGTTGAATGTTACATGAAGCAACATGGTGTATCAGAGCAGCAAACACTCGATGAACTTCACAACCAAGTCAGGGACGCCTGGAAGGATATGAATCAAGAGTGCCTCAGCCCAACAGCAGTTCCAATGCCCATCATCATGCGAGTTTTAAATCTTGCACGTTTTATTGATGTTGTGTACAAAGATGAAGATGGCTATACTCATTCTGAGACTGTGCTAAAAGATCTTATAGCTTCACTGCTAATCCACCCAGTTCCGATATGA